GCTCGTCGTCGGCGTGCTCTTTCTCGTCTCGCTCGTCGCGATCCCGCTGATCGCCATGATCCCCGCGTACGCCTCGTTCATCGCACTGGTCGTCGTCGGGATCATCATGCTTCAGGGCGTCCTCGACATCGACTGGCACGACCCGGCGTGGGCGGTCTCCGGCGGCCTGACGATCACCGTCATGCCGCTGACCTACTCGATCGCCAACGGCCTCGCGGCCGGCATCATCGCCTACCCGCTGATCAAGGCCGCCACCGGCGACTTCGAGGACGTCAGCCCCGGCCAGTGGGTGATCGCCGCCGCACTCGTCGGCTACTTCTACGTCTACACGAGCGGCATGCTCGGCTAGCGCGGCGGGATCGCCGCGCTCTTACGTTCGAACCCGCTAGCGACGGCCATGGGAACGATCACGTTCTACGAACTGCCCGGCTGTCCGTACTGCGCGAAGGTCCGGTCGAAACTCGAGGAACTCGACCTCGAGTTCGAGACCGTCGAAGTCCCCGCGGCCCACGCCCAGCGCACCGAAGTCGAGGAGGTCAGCGGCCAGACCGGCGTTCCCGTCATCGTCGACGAGGACCACGGCGTCGAGGGGATGGCCGAGAGCGCCCACATCGTCGCCTACCTCGAGGAGACCTACGCCTGACCCCGGCAGTCGCAACACATTAGTGAGGCGAAGATAACCGATCTACCGATATGGAGATCGGTAATCATATCTCGGCCGTCAGAAACTGGATCCTGAATCTCGTCCGTGACACGGACGACGATACGGCGTCGGCCACCGAGGACCCGGCCGTGATCGACCGCACCGGGTTCGACGGCTCGCTCGACGGCGCGGAGGTGATCGGTCGGAGCCCCCTGTCGTACATCGCGGCGAGCGAGTCGGTTTCGCCGATGATGGGGAAACACACCACGCACAAACTCGCCTCATACGGCCTCGACGACATCGACCCCGACGAGTGGTACCCGCTCCGGGCGCCGCTGGCCATGCTGTTCGAGATGCGCGAGGAGTACGGCGAGGGCAGCATGCAGAACATGGGCCAGAACATCCCGGAGCACGTCGAGTTCCCGCCGGACATCTCCACCGTCGAGGAGGCGTTGCACTCGATCGACGACGCCTACCACCACAACCACCGCGGCGGCGAGATCGGCTTCTACGAGTTCCGCGAGGAGGGGCCCGGCGAGGGGATCATGGTCTGTGAGGATCCGTACCCCTGCGAACTGGATCAGGGGCTGATCAAGGGCGTCGCCGCGAAGTTCGCCGACAGCCCCGTACAGGTCGAGGAGGTCGGCGACCGGTGCCGGGCCGAGGGCGGCGGGCGCTGTGAGTACCGGGTCGACTGGATCGAAGCGTAGGCGCCGGCCCGCTCAGTAGGGGTACTCCCGGGGCTCGCGCTGGACGGAGATCCACTTCACGGTCGTCAGCGTCTCGAGGATCCACTCGTCGTTGTACCGGCCCATCCCGGAGGCGCCGACGCCGCCGAACGCGACGTGCGGTTCGTCGTTCAGCGGCTGGTCGTTGATGTGGACCATCCCCGTCTCCATGGCGTCGGCCACGTCCCGCGCCCGCGAGAGGTCCGTCGAGTGGACTGATCCGGAGAGGCCGTACTCGGTGTCGTTGGCCAGCCGCACCGCCTCCTCGTCCGTCTCGAACGGGATGACCGGCGCGACCGGGCCGAAGTGTTCGTTCGCGGCCACCGGCATCTCGTTGGTCACGTCCGACAGCACCGTCGGCTCGACGAACAGGTCGTCGTAGTCGCCGCCGGCCTCGACGGTCGCGCCGGCCGCGACGCTCTCCTCGATCAGGCCGACGATCTTGTCCCGCTGGGATTCGTTGATCACCGGCCCCACGAGGGTCCCCTCTTCGAGGGGGTCGCCGATCGGGAGGGCCCCCGCGCGGTCGGCAAGCGCCGTGACGTACTCGTCGTACAGCGACTCGTGGACGAGGTGGCGGTTGATCGAGATGCACTCCTGTCCCTGGTGGGTAAACGAGCCGAACGCGCCGGCGTCGACGGCCCGTTCGAGGTCGGCGTCCGACAGCACGACGTGGGCGTTGTTGCCGCCGAGTTCCAGCGCCGGCTCCGTGAACTGGCCGACCGCGCGCTCGCCCACCCGGCGGCCGACCTCCGAGGAGCCGGTAAAGGACATCACCGACGGGGTGGGGTGCGCGGAGAAGTGATCGCCGATCTCGTCGCCGTAGCCGGGGACGACGTTCAACACGCCGTCCGGGAGGCCGGCCGCCTCGAACAGCGCCGCGAGCACGAGTCCGCCGGTCAGCGGGGTGTTCTCGTCGGGCTTGAGCACCACGCCGTTGCCCAGCGCGATCGCGGGCGCGACGACCCGGCTCGAGAGGTACAGCGGGAAGTTCCACGGGGTGATCACCCCGACGACCCCCGCCGGTTCGCGCACGAGCAGGTTCTCCTTGCCGGGAGTGACCGACTCCGCCCGTCGCCCCCCGTCGCGCATCGCGAGGCCGGCGCCGACCTCCATCGTCCCCTGGGCTAGCTGGGTCTCGAACTGCGCTTTGAGGTCGACGCCCCCACACTCGACGGCGAACAGCGTCGCGAGGTCGTCGGCGTACTCCTCGATCAGCCGACAGGCCCGGGAGACGACCGCCGCGCGCTCCTGCGGGGGCCGCTCGGCCCACGCGTCCTGTGCGCGCTCGGCGACCGCCATCGCCTCGTCGACGTCGGCCTCGGTACCCGACGGGACCGACGTGATGGGCTCCCGCGTCGCGGGGTTCTCGACGGGAATCTCCTCGCGCTCGCCCGCGGGGACCCACTCGCCGTCGAGGTACAGGGCGTTCCACCCGTCCTCCGGCGCGATGTCGAGGTCGTCGACGCTCTCTACTTCGGTGACGCCCGATTCGGGTTCCGACATGGCCCTACCTTCAGACGAAGCGGATTTATTCGTTTGGTTGTACGAAGGCGTGGCCGGGAAAACAAACGGCGCGGGCGCGGGGCCGACTCAGGCGGCCTCCTCGCGCTCGGCGCGCTCGCGGATGACCTCGCGAAGCTGTTCGCCGTCGCGGACGTCGGCCAGTTCCTCGCGCTCGATCAGCGCGGTGCCGTCGATGGCGTCGCGCTTCGCGCGGTCGACGACGTAGACCGAACGGGTGTGGGTGATCCGGCCGATGGAGCTCATGATGCGGGCGCGCTTCTCGGCGGCTTTCGTGAGTTCGGAGTGGCCCGTGAGGACGACGTCGTCTTTGCCCCCCTCGTTCTCGCTGACGGCCTTGAACGGCGAGCGCAGCGTCGGGTGGACGCTGTAGCCCGCGCGGCTGAGCACGGCGACGACCTGCTGGTCGTCGGGGTCGGCGGCGGGGTCCTCCGGGGTCGCCTCGCTCTCGTGGACCTCGTCGGCCCCTTCGAGGACGTCCACCGGACTCGTCAGCGGCGCGTCGAACAGCTCCTCCAGGGCCATCGCCACCTCGATGGAGGCGTTCATGCCGTCCTCGTACTTCGAGACGGTCCGCCGGGAGACGCCCAGTTCGTTCGCCAGTCGGCCGAGGCTCCAGTCGCGGGCCTCGCGCTCGTCGGCCAGCAGGTCGCCGTCGATGTTGACGTACAGCCCGCCGGGCGCGGCGTAGATCAGCGGTGGCACCCCCTCGACGAACAGGTTGTACGCCGTGTCGGGGCTGAGGACGGGGACGCCGTGTCGGAAGTAGACCACGTCCGGCTTGAGGTCCTCGTCGCGGCTGCGCAGGCCGATCACCAGCGGCGTCGCTTCGAGGTAGGTGCCGAGGCGGCGCATCTCGTGGCCGGTCTCCTCGTTGAACGCGTCGATGTTGCCGAGAATCTTCACGAGGAGGAGGTCCTCGCCGCGGCGCGCGGCGACGTCGAAGCTCTTCGGTCGGATCGCACACCGGTCGCTCACCGTGAAACCCGCGTCTTCGAGCATCGCGGTGACGTTACCGACCAGTGCGGACCGGGACATAAGGGATTGTAAGTGACTCCACCTATATGAGATTTTCTCCCGTTACGTCGCGGTTGCGTCGGGCGATTCTCCGCCGCGGCGGGGACATACTTATATAGGGCTCCGGCGCGACCCCGGAATTCGACACGGCTCCGCGTCCGTCCGCGGCGCTCGTGCGCAAGGGTGTGCGTTACCCGCCCCACCGGTGTCCGATGGGTATGCCACGGGAGGACGACCCACGGCTCGACTTCACGCGAGACGTATCGAGACGCCAGGCGATGCGCGTCGGCGGGGGACTCGCCGTCTTCGGTATCGCGGCGCCCGGCGAGGCGTTCGACGCCGACCGGTTCGACGTCACGCCGCTGGCGGAGATACAGGAGGTCGAACTCGACGAGCAGGGCCTCGAGTACTTCACGATCCGGCAGGCCCGCGTGGTCCACGACCTGACGGCGCGGATCTACCCCTCCGACGAGACCGGCCCGGGCGCGCCGGAGGCCGGCGTCGTCTACTTCATCGACTCGCAGTTGAACTCGGCGTGGGGACGGGGCGAGCGGTGGTACATGGAGGGACCGTTCGCCGGGAAGGACCCGACCGACCCGTTCGAGGACGACGCGGAGGAACCAGCGGACGTCGACCCGGAGACGGAGGTCCCCTGGGCCGAACAGAACCCCTCGGAGACCCAGGGCTGGCAGTACGCGCTCGCGCCGAACGAGGCGTACGATCAGGCGATCGCGGCCATCGAGTCGTTCGTCCAGCAGGAGTACGACGCGGATTCGTTCGCGAACCTCGAAGGGGGCGAACAGGACGAGGTGGTCGCCCTCCTCGAGGAGGGGATGGTCGAGACGTTCGAGGAGACGAACGTCGATCCGGACGGCTTCTTCCTGCTGGTCCGCCAGAACACCCTCGAAGGGATGTTCTGTGACCCGACGTACGGCGGCAACCGCGAGATGGTCGGCTGGCGGCTGAAAGGGTTCCCCGGCACGCCCGGCGCGCTGGGTAGCTACCGCGGGCTGATACGGGAAGGCGAGTACGTCGAACCCGAGGAGGGCGACTACCGGAAACTCGCCGACGACGTCGAGTCGCTCGGGATCGGCGACGAGAACGAGGGGCCGGCCACCGACCAGAGCGAGGAGGGCCACGCGCACGTCCACGACGCCGCCGAGGCGGACTACCCGAACGTCGTCGACGAGGCGGCCGCCCGCGGCGAGACCGAAGCCGAGGTCGAGAGCGTCGATCTCGACGACGTCGACGACGGGGGTGAGCGCTGATGGTCCAGGAACTCGACCCCGTCGACGTGGTGACCGTCGGCGCCGGCTGGACCGGCGGCATCGTCGCGAAGGAACTCGCCCAGGCCGACTACGACGTCGTCAGCCTCGAACGCGGCGGCGAGCGCGCCACGGAGGACTTCTTCACCGTCCACGACGAACTGGGGTACGCGCTGCGGTACAAACTGATGCAGGACCTCTCGAAGGAGACGATCACCTTCCGCAACTCCGTCGACGAGGTCGCCCTGCCGATGCGCCGCTACGGCGCCTTCCTCCCCGGGAGCGGCGAGGGCGGCGCGGGCGTCCACTGGAACGGCCAGACGTGGCGCTTCCTCCCCTACGACTTCGAGATCCGTTCGCGAACGGTCGACGAGTACGGCGAGGAGAAGATCCCCGAGAACATGCAACTACAGGACTGGGGGATCAGCTACGAGGAACTCGAACCGTACTACGACACGTTCGAGTACACCGCCGGCATCGCCGGCGAGGCCGGCAACGTCGAGGGCGAGACCCAGGACGGCGGCAACCCCTACGAGGGGCCCCGCGGGCGGGACTACCCGCTGCCGCCGATGGTCGAGACGCCGGTGCTCGGCCGGTTCAAGGAGGCGGCCGCGGCGCTGGGCTACGAGCCGTTCCAGGCGCCGTCGGCCAACCTCACCGAGTCGTACACCAACCCGGACGGCGTCCAGCAGGGCCAGTGCGAGTACTGCGGCTACTGCGAGCGGTTCGGCTGCGAGTGGGGCGCGAAGGCCTCGCCGATCACGACCGTCTTGCCGGCCGCCCGCGAGACGGGTAACTTCGAACTCCGCACGCACGCCGACGTGGTCGACCTGCTGTACGACGAGGACGAGGGGGAGGTCTCCGGCGTCCGGTACGTCGACCGAAAGACCGACGAGGTGTACGAACAGCCCGCCGAGGTCGTCGCGCTGACGGCGTACGTGCTCAACAACGTCCGACTGCTGTTGCTGTCGGGGATCGGCGAGCCGTACGACCCCGAGACGGGCGAGGGCGTCGTCGGGAAAAATTACTGCTACCAGAACTTCGCCGCCAGCGCCCGCGGCTTCTTCGACGACGAGAACTGGAACCTCTACATGGGCGCCGGGGCGCTCGGCGCCTCGTTCGACGACCTCAACGGCGACAACTTCGACCACGCCGATCTGGACTTCCTCCACGGCGGCAACGTCGCCTGCAACCAGACCGGCGACCGCCCGATCGCGAACAACCCCGTCCCCGAGGGGACGCCGTCGTGGGGTTCGGAGTTCAAAGCCCGGAGCGTCGAGTACTACCACAGTTCGGTCGCGGTCGCCTGTCAGGGCGCGGTGCTCCCGTTCCGGGAGAACTACCTCGACCTCGACCCCACCTACACCGACCAGTACGGCCGGCCGCTGTTGCGGATGACGTTCGACTGGCGCGAGCAGGACCGCAACCTCGTCGAGCACGTCGGTCCCCAACTGGAGGAGGTCGTGCGGGAGATGGGCGCCGACACGGTCGACGCCACCACGACGCTGGAGGGGAGCTTCGACATCGTCCCCTACCAGTCGACGCACAACACCGGCGGCGCGATCATGGGCGCCGACCCCGAGGCGTCGGTCGTCAACGACTACCTCCAGTGCTGGGAGGCCGACAACCTGTTCGTCCCCGGCGCGTCGGCGTTCGCACACAACAGCGGCTACAACCCGACGGGAACCGTGGGCGCGCTCGCGTTCCGCGCCGCCGAGGGGATCGAGGAGTACCTCGAGGACCCCCGGCCGCTGGCGAGCGCCTAGGCGTCCGAAACCCGTTACTCCCTCCGGCCACTACCCGACGGCGATGACCGTCGTCGGGCTGGACGACACCGACTCCCGCGAGCGCGGGATGTGTACGACCTACGTCGCGAGCCGCGTCGCCGACGACCTGCGCGAGGCGGGTGCCGTCGAGCGACTGCTCCTCGTCCGGCTCAACCCCGCGGTCGAGCACAAGACCCGGGGCAACGCCGCGCTGGCGATCCACGCCGACTGCGACGCCGAGACCGCCTTCGCCGTCGCCCGCGACGCCCTCGAATCGCTCGCGGAGACCGCCGACGAGCGGACCAACCCCGGCCTCGTCGTCGCCGCCCACGACCCCGCCGACGCCCCGCCGGCCGTCCGCGCGTTCGCCCGCGAGGCCGTCCGCGACCACCACGAGATCGCCGACGCCGCGGCGCTGATCGACGCCGCCGGCTACCGCGGCTGGGGGCTGGGCAACGGCCGCGGTCGGATCGGCGCGCTCGCGGCCGTCGGCGCGTGGGCGGCGTTCGACGAGTGGACCTCCGAGTACATCTCCTACCGCGACCCCGCCCGGTGGGGGACCGAGCGGGACGTCGACGTCGACAGCGTCTTCGCGGCCGCGGACGCCGGCTACCCCACGGTCTGGGACACCGTCGACCGCGGCGAGGGCGAGCCCGTCTGTGTCCCCCACACGCCGGGGCCGATCCTCCACGGGATCCGCGGCGACGACCCCGAGGCCGTCCGCGCCGTCGCCGCCCGGATCGAGAGCGAGCCGGTCGAGCGCGCCCGGCTGTTCGTCACGAACCAGGGGACCGACGCCCACCTCCGGGACGCGGCGCTCGCCGACGTCCGCGACCGCCGGGCCTACCGCGTCGACGGTCGGGTCGCCTCCGACCCCGAAACCCGCCGCGGCGGCCACGTCTTCTTCGACCTCGCCGACGGCGACGCGCGCCTCCAGTGTGCCGCCTTCGAGCCCACCAAGCGGTTCCGCGACCGCGTGCGCGCGCTGCGCGTCGGCGACCGCCTCACCGCCTGCGGCGAGGTCGCCCGCGGGACGCTCAAACTCGAGAAGTTCGCCGTCCGCGACCTCGTGCGCACCGAGCGGGTGACGCCGACGTGCCCCGACTGCGGGCGGACGATGGAGAGCGCGGGCCGCGACCAGGGCTACCGGTGTCGCGACTGCGGGACGCGCACCGCCGAGAAGGCGACGGCGCCGCTGGACCGCGACCTCGAACCGGGGTGGTACGAGGTGCCGCCCTGCGCCCGCCGCCACGTCGCGAAGCCGCTGGTCCGGGGCGGCTTCGACGCGCCGACCCACCCCGAGCGCTGACGGCGGCCGGTCCGCGGGAACGTCCTCGCGGCGCTGTGTGCGGGTGCGGGGGTCGCGGTGCGGGGCCGAGCCGCGTGGAAAACGTCTACCGGAGGCTGACGCCCTGCCGGGCGAGGAACTTGCTGGCCTGCTTGATCTCGACGGGGCTGCCGATGATCCGGCAGTACTCCTCGTTCTCGGGGAAGATCGTCACGGTGAACCGGTTGTCGAGCTGCGTTTCGAGGCCGTCGATGGCCTCCTGCGGGAGAACGATCTGAGTGCTGTCACGCAGCCGCGACGGATCTGGCATTCCTACGCTCGGAGGATCACCTGCCCGGCGTTTATGTGTGTCGAAGTCAGTTTGCATCGGTAACGGTCCACGAAGTTGAAAGTTTCCGACCGGCGAGCCCTCGGGCGATCGCGGCCTACCACTTCGCCTCGTCGGTCCCCTCCGACTCCTCCGGGGCGTCGGTCGAGTCGACGAACGTGAACGTCTCGTCCTCGTCGCCGTCCCCGGCCGGCGCCTCGTCGAAGGGGTTCTCGCGGTCCTCGACCGGATCCGTCGGCACCGTGTGATCCAGTTCGACGTCCGCGTCCGTCTCGAACTCGTCGAGGTCGGCCGACAGCCGCGCGGCCTGCTCGGAGAGGGCACTGGC
The Salinilacihabitans rarus DNA segment above includes these coding regions:
- a CDS encoding glutaredoxin family protein yields the protein MGTITFYELPGCPYCAKVRSKLEELDLEFETVEVPAAHAQRTEVEEVSGQTGVPVIVDEDHGVEGMAESAHIVAYLEETYA
- a CDS encoding aldehyde dehydrogenase family protein, with the protein product MSEPESGVTEVESVDDLDIAPEDGWNALYLDGEWVPAGEREEIPVENPATREPITSVPSGTEADVDEAMAVAERAQDAWAERPPQERAAVVSRACRLIEEYADDLATLFAVECGGVDLKAQFETQLAQGTMEVGAGLAMRDGGRRAESVTPGKENLLVREPAGVVGVITPWNFPLYLSSRVVAPAIALGNGVVLKPDENTPLTGGLVLAALFEAAGLPDGVLNVVPGYGDEIGDHFSAHPTPSVMSFTGSSEVGRRVGERAVGQFTEPALELGGNNAHVVLSDADLERAVDAGAFGSFTHQGQECISINRHLVHESLYDEYVTALADRAGALPIGDPLEEGTLVGPVINESQRDKIVGLIEESVAAGATVEAGGDYDDLFVEPTVLSDVTNEMPVAANEHFGPVAPVIPFETDEEAVRLANDTEYGLSGSVHSTDLSRARDVADAMETGMVHINDQPLNDEPHVAFGGVGASGMGRYNDEWILETLTTVKWISVQREPREYPY
- a CDS encoding transcriptional regulator, with the translated sequence MSRSALVGNVTAMLEDAGFTVSDRCAIRPKSFDVAARRGEDLLLVKILGNIDAFNEETGHEMRRLGTYLEATPLVIGLRSRDEDLKPDVVYFRHGVPVLSPDTAYNLFVEGVPPLIYAAPGGLYVNIDGDLLADEREARDWSLGRLANELGVSRRTVSKYEDGMNASIEVAMALEELFDAPLTSPVDVLEGADEVHESEATPEDPAADPDDQQVVAVLSRAGYSVHPTLRSPFKAVSENEGGKDDVVLTGHSELTKAAEKRARIMSSIGRITHTRSVYVVDRAKRDAIDGTALIEREELADVRDGEQLREVIRERAEREEAA
- a CDS encoding gluconate 2-dehydrogenase subunit 3 family protein: MPREDDPRLDFTRDVSRRQAMRVGGGLAVFGIAAPGEAFDADRFDVTPLAEIQEVELDEQGLEYFTIRQARVVHDLTARIYPSDETGPGAPEAGVVYFIDSQLNSAWGRGERWYMEGPFAGKDPTDPFEDDAEEPADVDPETEVPWAEQNPSETQGWQYALAPNEAYDQAIAAIESFVQQEYDADSFANLEGGEQDEVVALLEEGMVETFEETNVDPDGFFLLVRQNTLEGMFCDPTYGGNREMVGWRLKGFPGTPGALGSYRGLIREGEYVEPEEGDYRKLADDVESLGIGDENEGPATDQSEEGHAHVHDAAEADYPNVVDEAAARGETEAEVESVDLDDVDDGGER
- a CDS encoding GMC family oxidoreductase, producing the protein MVQELDPVDVVTVGAGWTGGIVAKELAQADYDVVSLERGGERATEDFFTVHDELGYALRYKLMQDLSKETITFRNSVDEVALPMRRYGAFLPGSGEGGAGVHWNGQTWRFLPYDFEIRSRTVDEYGEEKIPENMQLQDWGISYEELEPYYDTFEYTAGIAGEAGNVEGETQDGGNPYEGPRGRDYPLPPMVETPVLGRFKEAAAALGYEPFQAPSANLTESYTNPDGVQQGQCEYCGYCERFGCEWGAKASPITTVLPAARETGNFELRTHADVVDLLYDEDEGEVSGVRYVDRKTDEVYEQPAEVVALTAYVLNNVRLLLLSGIGEPYDPETGEGVVGKNYCYQNFAASARGFFDDENWNLYMGAGALGASFDDLNGDNFDHADLDFLHGGNVACNQTGDRPIANNPVPEGTPSWGSEFKARSVEYYHSSVAVACQGAVLPFRENYLDLDPTYTDQYGRPLLRMTFDWREQDRNLVEHVGPQLEEVVREMGADTVDATTTLEGSFDIVPYQSTHNTGGAIMGADPEASVVNDYLQCWEADNLFVPGASAFAHNSGYNPTGTVGALAFRAAEGIEEYLEDPRPLASA
- a CDS encoding tRNA(Ile)(2)-agmatinylcytidine synthase; translated protein: MTVVGLDDTDSRERGMCTTYVASRVADDLREAGAVERLLLVRLNPAVEHKTRGNAALAIHADCDAETAFAVARDALESLAETADERTNPGLVVAAHDPADAPPAVRAFAREAVRDHHEIADAAALIDAAGYRGWGLGNGRGRIGALAAVGAWAAFDEWTSEYISYRDPARWGTERDVDVDSVFAAADAGYPTVWDTVDRGEGEPVCVPHTPGPILHGIRGDDPEAVRAVAARIESEPVERARLFVTNQGTDAHLRDAALADVRDRRAYRVDGRVASDPETRRGGHVFFDLADGDARLQCAAFEPTKRFRDRVRALRVGDRLTACGEVARGTLKLEKFAVRDLVRTERVTPTCPDCGRTMESAGRDQGYRCRDCGTRTAEKATAPLDRDLEPGWYEVPPCARRHVAKPLVRGGFDAPTHPER